The following DNA comes from Chrysiogenes arsenatis DSM 11915.
GCGTTTCATCGCTCACCATCGTCAACCGGACACCCGCCCGTGCCGAAGCACTGGTCGAATCGCTCCGCGCCATTGCTCCCAACGCATGCACCATTCGCGTAACCACCGAGCTTGAACCATGCCACAACGAATGGGTCATTAACACCACCAGCGCAGGGATGAAGCAAGAGAGAACAGCTCTCTTTACAGAAAAACTGATCCGTGACGCACGCTACTTTGCCGATATTGTCTACACTCCGGCACACACCGTGAACATGGAGATAGCGCGACGCGCCGGAGTGCCGCACAGCAACGGCCTCGGCATGCTGGTATGGCAAGCTCTCGTCGCATTTGAACTTTTTACCGGCCACAAAGGCTCCCCAGAATGTGCCTTTCAGGCAGTACAAGAGTTTACACCATGAACCCGTTTTGGCACTATGCCCTCGCGCGCCATACCAGAGCCAATACCACCGCTCTCTCAATGGCACTTCTTTCTGGCCACTCTGCCGAACAACTGGCAACCACCACCATCGCTCGCGACACCTTACAAAAACTCGAACACGAGTTTGCCGCCCAACTTCCGTTACTCGAAACCTTAGACATCACCCTACTCTGCTTTGGCGAAGCAAACTATCCCGCATCGCTACGCAATGTCGATTCGCCACCGCTTATCCTCTACTTGCGCGGCACCCTGCCGGATGCACCGCGCCTTGCGATAGTCGGCTCGCGTGGCCCAACCGACTATGGCAAGCAAGTGACGGCACTCTTCGCCGCAGAACTGAGCCGCGCCGGCATGTGCATTGTCAGTGGCCTCGCACTCGGCATCGACGCCATCGCACACCAAAACGCCGTTGGAACGCGCGGCAATACTATCGCCGTCCTTGGCAGTGGAGTCGACCTCATCACGCCACACACCAACCGCCNCGGCGAAGCAATTCTCGCCCAAGGGGGAGCTCTACTCAGCGAATTCCCGCCCGGCACACCAGCACTCCCCGCCAATTTCCCCCGCCGCAACCGCATTATTAGCGGCTTATCGCTTGGCGTCGTACTTATTGAGGCCGCTATTCGCAGTGGCACCATGATAACGGCACGCCTCGCACTGGAGCAGGGCCGTGAAGTATTTGCCATTCCCGGCAATATCTTTTCCCCCAAGCAAGCTGGAAGTCATCGGATGATCCAAGATGGAGCGCGCCTCGTCACCTGCAGTGCAGATATTCTGGAAATTCTCGCACAGCCGGGGCTTTTTGCGGCAGACAGCACACCAATACCACCGGCGTTACCAACAGAACAGCAAACCCTCTTGCAAGCGCTCAAAAAAACAGATGTTGCTTCGATTGATGATTTACAGCATCTCTGCGAACAGGAAAGAACCCTTTTCATGGAATCGCTTGCGGAATTAGAACTCCTGGGGTATATAACCCTCGATTCAGGAAACGTCTCGCTAAACAGGAGTAAAGCATGAATGCAGAAATATCAAAATTACTGAAAGTTATTGCGAATTTTGTCATGCTTGAAGAAATTTCTATAGATCATACCGACGAAATTTTTGACGCTATGGAAATGCTTGGCTACGACGAAGACGACATCAATTCCGCACTCGTTTTAATGGATGCTATTCCGGTTCACTCGGTCGGCACCGTCTATGGCGGCGCTTCCGTCAGCCAATTTTCCTATACCATGCGCGTCGCAGGCATCTTGACGATGGAAGCCAGCAACATTCTGCTCATGATGGATCGTTTTGATATACTTGATTCCTACACGGTCGAAGAAATCATTGATCGCGCCGAAGTCTACTCAAACTCTAAAGGGGGACGGGTTGACCTTGAAGAGATGAAAGGGATCATCAATAACGTAATTCTCGAAAATGTAACCCACGGTGTTGATGATGTTATCCGCATCGCCAGCGAAGGGTGGGGAGCCGTCGACCATTGATACGACAGACAGTAAACCTAAATTAATGATTTACGCACACAGCGGGGGATGGTAACGTCCCCCGCGTTTTATTCATTTATATTTTACGATGGAAGAGATTACATGGCACAAAAAGCGCTCGTTATTGTCGAATCACCCGCAAAAGCAAAAACGATTAACAAGTATCTTGGTAAAGATTTCGTCGTCAAGGCCAGCGTCGGCCACGTCCGTGACCTGCCTAAATCTTCATTTGGCGTGGATCTTGAAAATGGATTTGAGCCCCGCTACGTCACCATGCGCGATAAGAAAAAAGTTATCGACGACCTCAAAAATGCCGCCTCCAAAGCCGATATCATCTACCTGGCATCGGATCCCGATAGAGAAGGGGAAGCGATATCGTGGCACGTCTATAAAATTCTGGAAAAAGAGTGTCGCGTCCCTTTCAAACGGGTTCTATTTAACGAAATCACCAAGAAGGCCGTTCAAGAGGCCATCGCTCAAAGCGGAGAAATAGACCAGCGCAAAGTCGATGCCCAACAAGCACGCCGCATTCTTGACCGCATCGTTGGCTATCAAATCAGCCCACTCCTTTGGGATAAAATATCGCGTAACCTTTCTGCCGGTCGCGTGCAAAGCGTTGCACTCCGCCTCGTCTGCGAACGCGAAGCGGAAATCAATGCCTTCGTGCAAGAAGAATACTGGAGTATTTTCGCTGATTTTACCAAAGAGAACACCCCGTTTCAGGCAAAACTCTCCAAAATCAACGGAAAAAAAGCCGAAATCACGAATGGCGAACAAGCGCAAACCATCGTAGACGCACTCAAAAGTGGCACGTTTCAGGTCAGCGAGCTTGAAACCAAACAGAAAAAGAAACGCCCACTTCCGCCCTTTACCACCAGCAAACTACAGCAGGATGCTTCGCGCAAACTCCGCTTTAGTGCCAAAAAAACCATGATGGTCGCCCAATCACTGTACGAAGGGGTTAACCTTGGGCCGCTCGGCTCCACCGGTTTGATTACCTATATGCGTACCGACTCGACACGGGTTTCTGACGACGCACTCCAGTGGGGGCGCGAATTCATCGCCACCACCTTCGGCTCAGAATATCTCCCAGAAAAACCCCGCGTTTTTGCCAGCAAAAAACAAACACAAGACGCTCACGAAGCCATTCGCCCCACCGCACCGCACCACCCTGACGCCATCCGCGAGTACCTCACGGGCGATCAGTACCGCATGTATAAAATTATCTTTGAAAAATTCATCGCCTCACAAATGGCCGATGCGCTCGTTGACTCAACCGTCGTCGATATTAAAAATGGTTCGCACACCCTGCGCGCCATTGGCAACGTCATCACCTTTGCCGGACATTTGGCACTGTATAACATTGTAGAAGAAGACGAACCCACAGCTGGCAAAGAAGAAGAAAGCGGTCGCCTGCCGCGCCTTGCCGTCGGTGAAGCGCTCAACGCCGATCAGATTGCCCCGCAGCAACACTTCACCCAACCAGCACCCCGTTACTCAGAAGCTACCCTTGTAAAAACCCTTGAAGAAAAAGGGATTGGCCGCCCAAGTACCTATGCTTCGATCCTATCAACCATCGAAGATCGCAAATATGTGGAAAAAGAAGATCGCAAGTTTACCCCGACCGAACTCGGTAAAGTGGTGAACGAACTGCTGGTGACCCACTTCCGCGAACTCTTCGATTATAACTTTACCGCGAACCTTGAAAGCGAGTTAGACTTAATCGAAGAAGGCAAAAAAGAATGGCGCCAAGCGCTCGGCACCTTCTACACGGGATTCAAAGAAGAATTCAGCAAAGCGCAGGAAGCCCTGAAAGGGGTTGAAAAAATCAACATCCGCGCCAATATTCCTTGCCCCAAGTGCACAGCCGAACTACTGATCAAAAATGGGAGGAACGGCGAATTCCTGGCGTGCTCCACCTATCCAGAATGCAGTTTTACGGCAAACTTTTCCAAGGATGAAGAAGGAAACCTCACCATCACACCACGCGCGACCGACGAGCCAACCAACATTGTCTGCGATAAATGCCAACGCAATATGGTGATTAAAATGTCACGGCGCGGCCCGTTTTTGGCGTGCAGCGGCTATCCCGAATGTAAAAACGCCAAAAGCTTTACCAAAGATGAAGAAGGCAATATCACCATCATCGTCAAAAAACCCGCTGAACAAACCACCATTGCCTGCGATAAATGCGGTGCGACGATGGTCGTCCGCAGCTCAAAACGTGGCGAATTTTTAGCCTGCTCCGCCTTCCCAAAATGCCGCAATGCCAAAAGCATGGAGCGCGATGAAGCCGGTCAAGCCGTTGTCGTCGAGAAAAAAGAAAAAGCCGCCGCGAAAAAAGAGGGGAAAGCTACCGTAGGCGCAAGCAAAGCAGCAGCAAAAACCCCCGCCAAACGCAAAACCGCTGCTGCCAAGAAAACTACTGACGAAAAAAAGGTTGCCGCCCCGAAAAAAACAACCAAAAAACCGGCAACCCCCAAAGAATAGTATGCGCGCGCTTTACCTCCTCAAAGTAGGCACCACCTTTGCGCCAACGCTGCAGCAGTTTGGCGACTTTGATCACTGGACATGTGAAGGCTTGCGCGTCAATGGAGTGCCTACCGTGGTGGTCGATGCCGAACACGGCGCCAACCTGCCCGCCCCCGAGCAGTGTGCTGGCGTAGTGATTACCGGTTCACACGCCATGGTGACCGATGCCCTACCGTGGAGCGAGGCCATCGCGCACTGGCTCCCATCGATCGTGCAGGCTCGCATACCTGTTCTGGGCATTTGCTACGGGCACCAACTCTTAGCTCATGCCATGGGTGGCATCGCCGGATACCACCCTGCTGGTCAGGAAATTGGCACCGTCGCCATTTCCCGCTTGCCGGCAGCCACCAGCGATCCACTCTTTTGCCACGCACCGCTCACCTTCCTTGGCCACACGACACACTCTCAAACTGTCCTAAAACTTCCAGCAAATGCCGTCGCCTTGGCCGCGAATGCCCACGATCCACACCATGCCTTTTGCCTTGGTGGAACCGCATGGGGGGTACAGTTCCACCCAGAATACAGTGCGGCTATCATGCGCTCATATATTGAGCAGCAAGAGCCAGCACTGCTGGCACGCGGCGTCAACGTGACACAACTCCTTGCTGAGGTGCGCGAAACACCGGAGGCTACCGATCTCCTGGCACGGTTCGGTGCGTTCGTTAGTGCTGGACAGTAAAGCGAGGAAAATTTTCTCACGACCTACATAACGAGTGAAGCGTATCCCAAGTCAACCTGCCCACCAAAAGAGTTTGATGAAAGTATGCGAGGAACCATAATCCGTGCAACTTCTTTGATGACTGGCACAACAACGCTGTTGCCGAACTGACGATACGCTTGCGTGTCGCTTACTGGGATAACAAAATCATCAGGAAAACCCATTAACCGTGCGCACTCTCGAGGGGTAAGTCTCCGTGGGACTTTCCCGTCACCTTGCGAGAGAAGAATTTCGGAACCATCTTTATAATAACGAGCTGATAACGTCCGAGCCGTATCATTCTCGTTAACAAGCCCAAAACCAAAGCCATTCCCTGCTTGGCGGTGTTTTTCTGCATAATTTTGCAGATATTCCCAGAGTTTACGTGTGAGCGTGTATTTTTGATTTACCGACGCATTTTTCCCTTCGGTGTATGGATCTTCCGCGATCTCTGTGCCATTTTGCGGATGTAAAATTGAGGCAAGCCGGGTCGCTCCTTTTAACGGAAGACGCAAATCTTCCCATGTGAAATCAACGTTACGGTCATACCCCACAATTAAAATCCGCTCCCGATGCTGGGGAACAAAATGCAGCGCATCAATCACCTTATAGTGAACGTGATATCCGAGTTCATTTTGCAGTGTATTTAAAATTACTTTAAATGTATTGCCTTTGTCGTGAGAGATGAGATTTTTTACATTTTCGAGCAAAAACGCTTTGGGTCGTTTTGCAGCAATTATTCTTGCAACATCAAAAAATAACGTCCCTTGAGTAGTGCACGAAAAGCCATGGGGTCTGCCGAGTGAATTTTTTTTCGAAACTCCTGCGATACTAAATGCCTGACACGGAAATCCAGCGAGCAAGATATCATGTGTCGGCACCTCTGCCTCGTCAACCTGTGTAATATCGCCAACAAGCTTGTGATCAAAGGTGTCGGAAAAGTTGGCGAGATAGGTCTTCTGAGCGTATTTATCCCATTCACTGGTAAATAAACATTGGCCGCCATGTGCCTCAAATCCCTTGCGAATCCCGCCTATGCCAGCAAATAAATCAACAAACGTGAAAGTGCTTTTTCTATTCGAAGTATACTCTGAAAATGGCAGAAGCCGTTGGCGGATAACATCAACCAAATAAGGTGGAGGCTCAGTTTCTCGCGACTCCCACCGTCGTATCGTCCGCTCATCTACCCTCAGGAAATCAGCAAGCTGTCGTTGGGTGTATATACAGCGGACGGCTTGAAGGAGTTCGTGGTACGTTGTATACTGCATACTTATTCTCCTAGGCTAATTTCCGGACAGTATGTCCGGTTTTTATCCCGTATGCAAGGACATTCAGAGAGGTAGCGCGTGGATGGATCTTCAGTAAACTTGTCGCAAATTGCCCTCTTGATGCAACGTCATGGCGCAAAAAAAGTGCTATTTAAACCTCTCGCAAATAACGACAACTCTAAGCAACAGATATATTTTGGCGGTGATTTCTGCGTTCTTCAATTCATTCCAACCGGAAAAATCTCCAGTGCTGGACTGAGCAGCAAAGGACCAATTTTCAAAGCACCTATCGATTTACACTGGATTACACCTGACGGCTTCACACAGCAGGCTCCACACGCCCAGTTGATTCTCTATCCAAAGTATCCCGAAGTAAGGCTATCGGGAATGCTGCGGGGATGCAGTATAGCGCCATCACATCTTCTGCAACCTCCAACGGATGAAGAACGAGCAAAGCGAAAAGATTCCCATCGCTACCTAATTCTTGGCATAAGAAACGACAGCATTTTGGCGTATGTAAGTGCTTGGGATGATACACTTTCACATGAGGCGTGGCACCTTATAGACTCTGGCAAAGTAATACCAGCACCTCCAGTATTCTTCGAGTACAGGTCAAAACCTACTGA
Coding sequences within:
- the dprA gene encoding DNA-processing protein DprA — encoded protein: MALLSGHSAEQLATTTIARDTLQKLEHEFAAQLPLLETLDITLLCFGEANYPASLRNVDSPPLILYLRGTLPDAPRLAIVGSRGPTDYGKQVTALFAAELSRAGMCIVSGLALGIDAIAHQNAVGTRGNTIAVLGSGVDLITPHTNRXGEAILAQGGALLSEFPPGTPALPANFPRRNRIISGLSLGVVLIEAAIRSGTMITARLALEQGREVFAIPGNIFSPKQAGSHRMIQDGARLVTCSADILEILAQPGLFAADSTPIPPALPTEQQTLLQALKKTDVASIDDLQHLCEQERTLFMESLAELELLGYITLDSGNVSLNRSKA
- a CDS encoding DUF494 family protein — its product is MNAEISKLLKVIANFVMLEEISIDHTDEIFDAMEMLGYDEDDINSALVLMDAIPVHSVGTVYGGASVSQFSYTMRVAGILTMEASNILLMMDRFDILDSYTVEEIIDRAEVYSNSKGGRVDLEEMKGIINNVILENVTHGVDDVIRIASEGWGAVDH
- the topA gene encoding type I DNA topoisomerase, whose amino-acid sequence is MAQKALVIVESPAKAKTINKYLGKDFVVKASVGHVRDLPKSSFGVDLENGFEPRYVTMRDKKKVIDDLKNAASKADIIYLASDPDREGEAISWHVYKILEKECRVPFKRVLFNEITKKAVQEAIAQSGEIDQRKVDAQQARRILDRIVGYQISPLLWDKISRNLSAGRVQSVALRLVCEREAEINAFVQEEYWSIFADFTKENTPFQAKLSKINGKKAEITNGEQAQTIVDALKSGTFQVSELETKQKKKRPLPPFTTSKLQQDASRKLRFSAKKTMMVAQSLYEGVNLGPLGSTGLITYMRTDSTRVSDDALQWGREFIATTFGSEYLPEKPRVFASKKQTQDAHEAIRPTAPHHPDAIREYLTGDQYRMYKIIFEKFIASQMADALVDSTVVDIKNGSHTLRAIGNVITFAGHLALYNIVEEDEPTAGKEEESGRLPRLAVGEALNADQIAPQQHFTQPAPRYSEATLVKTLEEKGIGRPSTYASILSTIEDRKYVEKEDRKFTPTELGKVVNELLVTHFRELFDYNFTANLESELDLIEEGKKEWRQALGTFYTGFKEEFSKAQEALKGVEKINIRANIPCPKCTAELLIKNGRNGEFLACSTYPECSFTANFSKDEEGNLTITPRATDEPTNIVCDKCQRNMVIKMSRRGPFLACSGYPECKNAKSFTKDEEGNITIIVKKPAEQTTIACDKCGATMVVRSSKRGEFLACSAFPKCRNAKSMERDEAGQAVVVEKKEKAAAKKEGKATVGASKAAAKTPAKRKTAAAKKTTDEKKVAAPKKTTKKPATPKE
- a CDS encoding glutamine amidotransferase — protein: MRALYLLKVGTTFAPTLQQFGDFDHWTCEGLRVNGVPTVVVDAEHGANLPAPEQCAGVVITGSHAMVTDALPWSEAIAHWLPSIVQARIPVLGICYGHQLLAHAMGGIAGYHPAGQEIGTVAISRLPAATSDPLFCHAPLTFLGHTTHSQTVLKLPANAVALAANAHDPHHAFCLGGTAWGVQFHPEYSAAIMRSYIEQQEPALLARGVNVTQLLAEVRETPEATDLLARFGAFVSAGQ
- the dcm gene encoding DNA (cytosine-5-)-methyltransferase, with amino-acid sequence MQYTTYHELLQAVRCIYTQRQLADFLRVDERTIRRWESRETEPPPYLVDVIRQRLLPFSEYTSNRKSTFTFVDLFAGIGGIRKGFEAHGGQCLFTSEWDKYAQKTYLANFSDTFDHKLVGDITQVDEAEVPTHDILLAGFPCQAFSIAGVSKKNSLGRPHGFSCTTQGTLFFDVARIIAAKRPKAFLLENVKNLISHDKGNTFKVILNTLQNELGYHVHYKVIDALHFVPQHRERILIVGYDRNVDFTWEDLRLPLKGATRLASILHPQNGTEIAEDPYTEGKNASVNQKYTLTRKLWEYLQNYAEKHRQAGNGFGFGLVNENDTARTLSARYYKDGSEILLSQGDGKVPRRLTPRECARLMGFPDDFVIPVSDTQAYRQFGNSVVVPVIKEVARIMVPRILSSNSFGGQVDLGYASLVM